A genomic window from Synechococcus sp. CBW1107 includes:
- a CDS encoding ArdC family protein — protein MESLIQLLESGTAPWRREWDSSGGGHHVNLLSGHRYRGANPILLTLGMHLRGSALPYWCGFAEAKALGIFPRKGSQGIRILRPQVNHSGPVGSDTSAPSDAPTGSSCVGGTPAERTWVSFRPVVVFNAADLDGDGLGDLISERQREAGLIAKPEPERLAAAEAVLSGWAVPVSYGGERACYFPQIDRIQLPERQAFHSAAGFYATLAHEAIHSTGHPSRLKRDLRGRMGSMAYAREELVAELGAVLLGDRLEIGSAMENHAAYLGHWINLLKENPQVLFHVLGEARRAVDLISPEAKPESTEPD, from the coding sequence GTGGAGTCCCTGATCCAACTGCTCGAGTCCGGCACCGCACCCTGGAGGCGTGAGTGGGATTCCAGTGGTGGTGGTCACCACGTCAACCTGCTCTCTGGCCATCGTTACCGGGGCGCCAACCCGATCCTGCTCACGCTGGGGATGCACCTGCGGGGATCGGCACTGCCCTACTGGTGCGGGTTCGCTGAGGCGAAGGCGCTGGGGATCTTCCCTCGCAAGGGTAGCCAGGGGATCCGGATCCTCAGGCCCCAGGTCAACCACTCAGGTCCCGTGGGGTCGGATACGTCGGCCCCCTCGGATGCGCCAACTGGATCCAGCTGTGTAGGCGGTACTCCTGCAGAGCGGACTTGGGTCAGTTTCCGCCCCGTGGTGGTCTTCAACGCGGCTGATCTCGATGGAGATGGCCTGGGGGATCTGATCTCAGAGCGGCAGCGGGAGGCGGGGTTGATCGCCAAGCCTGAACCGGAACGCCTCGCTGCTGCGGAAGCCGTGCTCAGTGGCTGGGCGGTTCCTGTTTCCTACGGAGGGGAGCGTGCCTGTTACTTCCCCCAGATCGATCGGATCCAGCTTCCCGAGCGCCAGGCATTCCACTCAGCTGCAGGTTTCTATGCCACTTTGGCGCATGAAGCAATCCACTCCACCGGTCACCCCAGCCGGCTCAAGCGAGATCTGAGGGGTCGTATGGGCTCGATGGCCTATGCCCGCGAGGAACTAGTGGCGGAGCTCGGGGCAGTGCTCCTGGGTGACCGGTTGGAGATCGGCAGTGCGATGGAGAACCACGCTGCCTACCTGGGGCACTGGATCAATCTCCTCAAGGAAAACCCGCAGGTGCTGTTCCATGTGCTGGGTGAGGCCAGGCGGGCGGTTGATCTGATTTCGCCGGAAGCGAAGCCAGAAAGCACAGAACCTGACTGA
- a CDS encoding IS256 family transposase: MPKTHAAVPELASLLDGSSAGELIPELARHGLQQLIELELAAFLGADWHERTEERLGHRNGYRPRTLTTQVGDLALQIPKLRAGSFLPSILEPRRRVDQALYAVIMEAYIGGVSTRKVDALVAALGSQSGISKSQVSRICQEIDQQVQAFLSRPLESSGYAYVYLDATYLKGRLGKAQQVCSRAVVVAMGVNEDGRRELLGLKVGDSETESFWAEFIAHLKERGLGGVRLVISDAHTGLTKAIRRQLQGSVWQRCRVHFARNLLQCVPKAHQGMVTAALRSVFAQESAEEIASRWDDLAASLAERFPKAAALMHGAKEDVLAFRPFPRDHWRKIWSTNLLERVNEEIKRRTRVVGIFPNDASITRLVGAVLLEQHEHWQLEGRRMFSAESMATIPELDAIPALQALST, from the coding sequence ATGCCCAAGACCCATGCTGCCGTACCTGAGCTGGCCTCGCTACTCGATGGCAGCAGTGCCGGGGAGCTGATCCCTGAACTGGCACGCCACGGCCTGCAGCAGCTGATCGAGCTGGAGCTCGCTGCCTTCCTCGGTGCGGACTGGCACGAGCGCACCGAGGAGCGGCTCGGCCACCGCAACGGCTACCGGCCTCGCACCCTGACCACCCAGGTGGGGGATCTGGCACTGCAGATCCCGAAACTGCGCGCGGGCAGCTTCCTCCCCTCGATCCTCGAACCCCGCCGCCGGGTTGATCAGGCCCTGTACGCGGTGATCATGGAGGCTTACATCGGTGGGGTCTCGACCCGCAAGGTCGATGCCCTGGTGGCGGCGCTCGGCTCCCAGAGCGGCATCTCCAAGTCGCAGGTGAGTCGCATCTGTCAGGAGATCGACCAGCAGGTGCAGGCGTTTCTGAGCCGGCCCCTGGAGAGCAGCGGCTACGCCTACGTCTATCTCGATGCCACCTACCTCAAGGGGCGGCTGGGCAAGGCTCAGCAGGTCTGCTCCCGCGCTGTCGTCGTCGCCATGGGGGTGAACGAGGATGGTCGCCGGGAGTTGCTGGGCCTCAAGGTCGGCGACAGCGAGACCGAGAGCTTCTGGGCGGAGTTCATCGCCCATCTCAAAGAACGGGGCCTGGGTGGCGTCAGGCTGGTGATCTCTGACGCCCACACCGGCCTCACCAAGGCGATCCGCCGCCAGCTGCAGGGAAGCGTCTGGCAGCGCTGCCGCGTCCATTTCGCCCGCAACCTGCTGCAGTGCGTCCCCAAGGCTCACCAGGGCATGGTCACCGCCGCCCTGCGCAGCGTGTTCGCCCAGGAGAGCGCTGAGGAGATCGCGTCACGCTGGGACGATCTGGCCGCCTCGCTGGCGGAGCGCTTCCCCAAGGCCGCTGCGCTCATGCACGGCGCCAAGGAGGACGTGCTGGCTTTCCGGCCCTTCCCCAGGGACCACTGGCGCAAGATCTGGAGCACCAACCTGCTGGAGCGGGTCAACGAGGAAATCAAACGCCGCACCAGGGTCGTCGGCATCTTCCCCAACGACGCGTCGATCACCCGCCTGGTGGGCGCGGTACTGCTGGAGCAGCACGAGCACTGGCAGCTGGAGGGCCGGCGCATGTTCTCAGCCGAGAGCATGGCGACCATCCCGGAGCTGGATGCCATCCCTGCTCTCCAGGCCCTCAGCACCTGA
- a CDS encoding sigma-70 family RNA polymerase sigma factor, with the protein MRPHSDRDRLVHQFLSLADALARQFSRRYPDLLELADAQGVARLELVRACSRIKDPLTAPAYLKRCIQGALAHWIRDRALLVRLPKSARSEAPWKHQSLDQVLPGGGGSWLDTLPAPDQASGPETDAGDPGLEAMLDQLTAREAATLRLTVLQGLSLRQAAQQLGLSAMSVQRAQKKALEALRQQVSA; encoded by the coding sequence ATGCGACCCCACTCAGACCGTGATCGCCTTGTTCATCAGTTCCTCTCCCTGGCTGATGCCCTGGCCCGCCAGTTCAGCCGCCGTTATCCAGATCTGCTGGAGCTTGCTGATGCCCAGGGCGTGGCCCGCCTTGAGCTGGTTCGGGCCTGCAGCCGCATCAAGGATCCCCTCACCGCCCCCGCCTACCTCAAGCGCTGCATTCAGGGTGCCCTGGCCCACTGGATCCGCGATCGGGCCTTGCTGGTCAGGCTGCCGAAGTCAGCCAGAAGTGAGGCCCCCTGGAAACACCAGAGCCTGGATCAGGTGCTGCCCGGTGGTGGTGGCAGCTGGCTCGATACCCTCCCCGCACCGGATCAGGCTTCAGGGCCAGAGACCGATGCTGGTGATCCGGGGCTGGAGGCCATGCTCGATCAGCTCACCGCCAGGGAAGCGGCCACCCTCAGGCTCACCGTCCTCCAGGGGCTCAGCCTCCGCCAGGCAGCCCAGCAGTTGGGGCTCAGTGCCATGAGCGTTCAGCGGGCCCAGAAGAAGGCTCTGGAAGCGCTCAGACAGCAAGTGTCGGCCTGA
- a CDS encoding gamma carbonic anhydrase family protein — translation MSSFSWPEPSVHPEAWVAPSAVLIGDVSLDAGASLWPMAVARGDLCSIQIGANSNVQDGAVLHGDPGQPVLIGAGVTVGHRAVVHGATLGDGCLIGIGAIVLNGVRVGEGALVAAGAVVTRDVPARTLVAGIPAQARRSLSELEAAEQLQHAMRYSQLAAAHAGRGT, via the coding sequence ATGTCCTCCTTCAGCTGGCCCGAACCCAGCGTTCACCCGGAAGCCTGGGTGGCCCCCTCAGCGGTGCTGATCGGGGATGTGAGCCTCGACGCCGGGGCGAGCCTCTGGCCGATGGCTGTGGCCCGGGGTGACCTCTGCAGCATTCAGATCGGAGCCAACAGCAACGTCCAGGACGGGGCCGTGCTGCACGGGGATCCAGGCCAACCGGTGCTGATCGGAGCAGGGGTCACCGTCGGCCACCGGGCTGTTGTCCATGGCGCCACCCTGGGAGACGGCTGTCTGATCGGCATCGGCGCCATCGTTCTCAATGGGGTGCGGGTCGGGGAAGGGGCCCTGGTGGCCGCAGGGGCTGTGGTGACCAGAGACGTTCCGGCCCGCACCCTGGTGGCGGGCATCCCGGCGCAGGCCAGGCGCAGCCTGAGCGAGCTCGAGGCCGCCGAACAGCTCCAGCACGCCATGCGTTACAGCCAGCTGGCCGCCGCCCATGCCGGCCGCGGGACCTGA
- a CDS encoding photosystem II protein Y encodes MDARLLLVTAPILLAVAWAVFNIGRAAVGQLQLMLKRSRA; translated from the coding sequence ATGGACGCTCGGCTGCTGCTGGTTACCGCCCCGATCCTGCTCGCCGTGGCCTGGGCCGTGTTCAACATCGGCCGTGCGGCTGTCGGTCAGCTTCAACTGATGCTCAAGCGGTCCCGCGCCTGA
- the trmFO gene encoding FADH(2)-oxidizing methylenetetrahydrofolate--tRNA-(uracil(54)-C(5))-methyltransferase TrmFO — MVLVIGAGLAGTEAAWQIAQAGLPVRLVEMRPVRRSPAHHSAEFAELVCSNSFGALSSDRAAGLLQEELRRLGSLVISTADGHAVPAGGALAVDRGRFSADLTRTLETHPLIQVERTEQLRLPEPGEITVLATGPLTSDSLAEDLRRFTGRDDCHFFDAASPIVAGESIDMEVAFRASRYDKGDADYINCPMNREQYDRFRQALLTAEQAELKDFDQERASFFEGCLPIEELARRGDDTMRYGPLKPIGLWDPRWGDLHDRDVRRARRAHAVVQLRQEDRDGRLWNLVGFQTNLKWGEQQRVLRLIPGLENAEFVRFGVMHRNTFLEAPQLLDPTLQFRQRPSLLAAGQITGTEGYAAAVAGGWLAGTNAARLAHGQSPIDLPPTTMIGALTHFIAEAPSARFQPMPPNFGLMPELNVRVREKRARYGAYRDRSLADLDPFRPSVRSAELTFA; from the coding sequence ATGGTTCTGGTGATCGGTGCCGGGCTCGCCGGCACCGAAGCGGCCTGGCAGATCGCCCAGGCAGGCCTGCCGGTGAGGCTGGTGGAGATGCGGCCCGTGCGGCGCTCTCCCGCTCACCACAGCGCCGAATTTGCTGAACTTGTCTGCAGCAACAGTTTCGGTGCCCTCTCCAGTGATCGGGCCGCCGGGCTGCTGCAGGAGGAGCTCCGTCGGCTGGGTTCACTCGTGATCAGCACAGCCGACGGCCATGCGGTTCCGGCCGGCGGCGCCCTGGCGGTGGATCGCGGCCGCTTCAGCGCTGATCTCACCCGCACCCTTGAAACCCATCCCCTGATCCAGGTGGAACGGACCGAGCAGCTGCGGCTGCCCGAACCAGGGGAGATCACCGTGCTGGCCACCGGCCCCCTCACCAGTGACTCCCTGGCCGAGGATCTGCGCCGTTTCACCGGCCGCGACGACTGCCATTTCTTCGACGCGGCCAGCCCGATCGTGGCGGGCGAGAGCATCGACATGGAGGTGGCCTTCCGCGCCAGCCGCTACGACAAGGGCGACGCCGACTACATCAACTGCCCCATGAACCGGGAGCAGTACGACCGCTTCCGGCAGGCCCTGCTGACAGCCGAGCAGGCCGAACTCAAGGATTTCGATCAGGAACGCGCCAGCTTCTTCGAGGGCTGCCTGCCGATCGAGGAGCTGGCCCGTCGCGGCGACGACACCATGCGCTACGGACCGCTCAAACCCATCGGCCTCTGGGATCCGCGCTGGGGCGACCTCCACGACCGCGACGTGCGCCGCGCCAGACGGGCCCATGCCGTGGTGCAGCTGCGCCAGGAAGACCGCGACGGACGCCTTTGGAACCTGGTGGGCTTCCAGACCAACCTGAAATGGGGGGAGCAGCAACGTGTGCTGCGGCTGATCCCAGGCCTGGAGAACGCCGAGTTCGTGCGCTTCGGGGTGATGCATCGCAACACCTTCCTCGAGGCCCCGCAGCTGCTGGATCCCACCCTGCAGTTCAGGCAGCGGCCCAGTCTGCTGGCAGCAGGGCAGATCACCGGCACCGAGGGGTATGCCGCCGCTGTGGCCGGCGGCTGGCTGGCGGGCACCAACGCCGCCCGCCTCGCCCATGGCCAGAGTCCGATTGACCTGCCGCCCACCACCATGATCGGAGCCCTCACCCACTTCATCGCCGAAGCTCCCAGCGCAAGGTTCCAGCCGATGCCCCCCAACTTCGGTCTAATGCCCGAGCTGAACGTGCGGGTGCGGGAGAAGCGGGCCCGCTACGGCGCCTACCGCGATCGCTCCCTGGCCGATCTGGACCCGTTCAGGCCCTCAGTTCGCAGTGCTGAGCTGACCTTTGCCTAG
- the crtH gene encoding carotenoid isomerase has protein sequence MSVLSSPDSSATTSGADPHGWDALVIGSGIGGLVTATQLAAKGAKVLVLERYLIPGGSGGSFERQGYTFDVGASMIFGFGEKGHTNLLTRALADVGERQETIPDPAQLEYHLPGGLTVAVDRDYDTFIERLSACFPHEAAGIRRFYDTCWSVFRCLDAMPLLSLEDPAYLAKVFVRAPLACLGLARWLPVNVGDVARRHIRDPALLKFIDMECFCWSVMPADRTPMINAGMVFSDRHAGGINYPRGGVGSIARHLVRGLERHGGAIRYRSRVTRVLIEGGKAVGVELAGGETIRARRVISNATRWDTFGGLVEEAQVPAAEHTWRRRYKASPSFLSLHLGVNAEVIPAGSHCHHLLLEDWSAMEAEQGTIFVSIPTLLDPALAPQGKHIVHAFTPSNLEAWQGLSPSDYRTQKQAAADRLILRLEQILPGLGAAISHREVGTPRSHRRFLGRHQGSYGPVPALRLPGLLPMPFNRSGIPGLYLVGDSCFPGQGLNAVAFSGFACAHRVGADLGLNPWALPA, from the coding sequence GTGAGCGTCCTCTCCAGCCCCGACAGCTCGGCCACCACCAGCGGAGCCGATCCCCATGGCTGGGACGCGCTCGTGATCGGCTCCGGAATCGGCGGCCTGGTGACGGCCACCCAGCTGGCCGCCAAGGGGGCGAAGGTGCTGGTGCTGGAGCGCTACCTGATCCCCGGCGGCAGTGGCGGCAGTTTCGAGCGCCAGGGCTACACCTTCGACGTGGGCGCCTCGATGATCTTCGGCTTCGGCGAGAAGGGTCACACCAACCTGCTCACCCGCGCCCTGGCCGACGTGGGCGAACGACAGGAAACCATCCCCGACCCGGCCCAGCTCGAGTACCACCTCCCCGGCGGTCTGACCGTGGCGGTGGATCGCGACTACGACACCTTCATCGAGCGGCTCTCGGCCTGCTTCCCCCATGAAGCGGCCGGCATCCGCCGCTTCTACGACACCTGCTGGAGCGTCTTCCGCTGTCTCGACGCGATGCCGCTGCTCTCACTCGAGGATCCGGCCTACCTGGCGAAGGTGTTTGTGCGCGCACCGCTGGCCTGCCTCGGCCTGGCCCGCTGGCTGCCGGTGAATGTGGGCGATGTGGCCCGCCGGCACATCAGGGATCCGGCGCTGCTGAAATTCATCGACATGGAGTGCTTCTGCTGGTCGGTGATGCCAGCGGACCGAACGCCGATGATCAATGCCGGCATGGTCTTCTCCGACCGTCATGCCGGCGGGATCAACTACCCCCGCGGCGGGGTGGGCTCGATTGCGCGCCATCTGGTGAGGGGTCTGGAGCGACACGGCGGCGCGATCCGCTACCGCTCCCGGGTCACCCGTGTGCTGATCGAGGGCGGCAAAGCCGTGGGGGTGGAGCTGGCGGGTGGTGAAACGATCCGGGCCCGACGGGTGATCTCCAACGCCACCCGCTGGGACACCTTCGGCGGGCTGGTGGAGGAGGCCCAGGTGCCGGCCGCCGAGCACACCTGGCGGCGGCGTTACAAGGCCTCGCCCTCGTTCCTGTCCCTGCATCTGGGAGTGAACGCTGAGGTGATCCCCGCAGGCAGCCACTGCCACCACCTGCTGCTGGAGGACTGGAGCGCGATGGAGGCGGAGCAGGGCACGATCTTCGTCTCGATTCCAACCCTGCTCGATCCGGCGCTGGCACCGCAGGGGAAGCACATCGTCCATGCCTTCACTCCCTCGAACCTGGAGGCCTGGCAGGGGCTCTCCCCCAGCGACTACCGGACGCAGAAACAGGCGGCAGCCGATCGCCTGATCCTCCGGCTCGAGCAGATCCTGCCCGGCCTGGGGGCAGCGATCAGCCATCGGGAAGTGGGCACTCCCCGCAGCCACCGGCGCTTCCTCGGGCGTCACCAGGGCAGCTATGGACCGGTGCCGGCCCTGCGCCTGCCGGGGCTGCTGCCGATGCCCTTCAACCGCAGCGGGATCCCCGGGCTCTATCTGGTGGGTGATTCCTGCTTTCCCGGCCAGGGGCTGAACGCAGTGGCGTTCAGTGGCTTCGCCTGCGCCCACCGGGTGGGTGCCGATCTGGGCCTCAACCCCTGGGCCCTGCCGGCGTGA
- a CDS encoding response regulator transcription factor has product MLKRVLVVDPHPTLRTVLAQRLRQDGYLAAAVATASEALQLCDDQTPDLLVSAELLEESTALRLAAHLRCPVMVLTARSGADPVVSLLDAGADDVLRKPFGLEELAARCRSLLRRSGSGLQERVCVGPLEVHLLLRQVTLRDQPVELSPREFALLCALLMPPGMVRSRQELLRMAWPPFSGGPRSVDTQVLTLRRKLELAGLGEGGGIETVRQQGYRFSLETLPEASEPSLSPAGGVRTQAAGAS; this is encoded by the coding sequence ATGCTCAAGCGTGTCCTGGTTGTCGACCCCCATCCAACCCTGCGCACGGTTCTCGCCCAGAGGCTGCGTCAGGACGGTTACCTGGCTGCCGCTGTCGCCACCGCTTCCGAAGCCCTTCAGCTCTGCGACGACCAGACCCCCGATCTGCTGGTGAGCGCCGAACTGCTTGAAGAGAGCACCGCCCTGCGCCTGGCGGCCCATCTGCGCTGCCCGGTGATGGTGCTCACGGCCCGCAGCGGCGCTGATCCTGTGGTGTCTCTTCTCGATGCCGGTGCCGACGATGTGCTGCGCAAGCCCTTCGGTCTGGAGGAGCTGGCGGCCCGCTGCCGCAGCCTGCTGCGCCGCAGCGGCAGCGGCCTGCAGGAGCGCGTCTGCGTCGGTCCGCTGGAAGTGCACCTGCTGCTGCGCCAGGTGACCCTGCGCGATCAACCCGTGGAGCTCAGTCCAAGGGAATTCGCTTTGCTCTGTGCCCTGCTGATGCCTCCGGGCATGGTGCGCAGCCGCCAGGAGCTGCTGCGCATGGCCTGGCCCCCGTTCAGCGGCGGACCCCGCTCCGTCGACACCCAGGTGCTCACCCTGCGCCGCAAGCTCGAGCTGGCCGGTCTTGGCGAAGGAGGTGGCATCGAAACCGTGCGCCAGCAGGGCTACCGCTTCAGCCTCGAAACCCTCCCGGAAGCCTCTGAACCCTCGCTCAGCCCGGCCGGTGGGGTGCGAACCCAGGCTGCCGGAGCCAGCTGA
- a CDS encoding DUF6761 family protein, producing the protein MTALQNPDAIRHFQSICDACQDLASRYHSPSELRLYADGYLHALRRSSVLQPLDQRRLEDLIDRWIMDPSSFIGPDGNLSTLFENSRN; encoded by the coding sequence ATGACCGCGCTGCAGAATCCGGACGCCATTCGTCACTTTCAGTCGATCTGTGACGCCTGCCAGGACCTGGCCAGCCGCTACCACAGCCCGTCCGAACTCAGGCTCTACGCCGATGGCTATCTGCACGCCCTGCGCCGCAGTTCCGTGCTGCAACCTCTGGATCAGCGCCGCCTCGAAGACCTGATCGACCGCTGGATCATGGACCCTTCCAGCTTCATCGGCCCCGACGGCAACCTCAGCACCCTGTTCGAGAACAGCCGCAACTGA
- the grxD gene encoding Grx4 family monothiol glutaredoxin, producing the protein MDSSVKQRIDSLLSSSPIVVFMKGSKLMPQCGFSNNVVQILNSLGLPFETFDVLSDQEIRQGIKEYSDWPTIPQVYVNGEFIGGSDILIEMYNSGELRETLTVALAS; encoded by the coding sequence ATGGACAGCTCCGTCAAGCAACGCATCGACAGCCTCCTGAGCAGCAGCCCGATCGTGGTGTTCATGAAGGGCTCGAAGCTGATGCCCCAATGCGGGTTCTCCAACAACGTGGTTCAGATCCTCAACTCCCTGGGCCTGCCGTTCGAAACCTTCGATGTGCTCTCCGATCAGGAGATCCGCCAGGGCATCAAGGAGTATTCGGACTGGCCCACCATTCCTCAGGTGTATGTCAACGGTGAGTTCATCGGCGGGTCCGACATCCTGATCGAGATGTACAACTCCGGAGAGCTTCGCGAAACGCTCACCGTGGCCCTGGCCAGCTAG
- a CDS encoding BolA family protein, producing the protein MVQSEQVKEAICASLPDAEVEVEDLTGGGDHLQVKVVSSAFAGLSRIKQHQLVYAALRRELASEAIHALALQTTTPVGVG; encoded by the coding sequence ATGGTGCAATCGGAGCAGGTGAAGGAAGCGATCTGCGCCAGCCTCCCTGATGCCGAGGTGGAGGTCGAGGATCTCACCGGTGGTGGCGACCATCTCCAGGTGAAAGTGGTGTCCTCCGCCTTCGCCGGTCTTTCGAGGATCAAGCAGCACCAGCTCGTTTACGCCGCCCTGCGCCGGGAACTGGCCAGCGAGGCCATCCACGCTCTGGCGCTGCAGACCACAACACCCGTCGGGGTGGGTTGA